A region of Polyangiaceae bacterium DNA encodes the following proteins:
- a CDS encoding site-specific integrase, which produces MSSIKTRDGTNSRSGRPIIGEASFRANGYEIRITLAGKRTTIRLPALGRTETPDATARAERYRDAVATFAREGRTLPRAALEPIARSIASLPETRLDAAREAFQIMLAAGRPAGELAAILSGIIAAPNDDAARAAVKLSKLAADGRASLPADERLSYDWIPPGLAPERAALLAPSSGTLPGTFGHLAELFLSGRLADAFPGRIHKRANYDSDRSGLRHVLPALANVPCRGLTLDHGEQALSAIPERLGPKYVQSIASNIRHLLNLAVYPLRWTETNPLPAKWVPRSDVKLERQILMPAEEHTFLACTTIPLFMRVFVAWQSRQGTRYIDAARLTVSSITFQGERATVRLAKTKDNDPRSWALDPDDTMMIRTWLEWRKKQGEKLDPSSPLFPGQSGGVIEPSYLALRIRMGLWEAGVSRAALFTRSQHSWPHEEHDLRALFCTYSLAKGRPASWVSDRTGHSLASMETYRRPARRWSEVELGDLAPSIRAIPELAALAGLEPLPPTPLPAQPGDLTVRPDTAKLPHERVSAQVSAHGRDRRGQERAKKSAEFSGKVESFAPALTPCISSIRSQKKFVW; this is translated from the coding sequence GTGAGTAGCATCAAGACACGCGACGGGACAAATTCCCGGAGCGGACGACCGATCATCGGCGAAGCGTCGTTCCGGGCAAACGGTTACGAGATCCGGATCACGCTCGCGGGCAAGCGAACGACAATCCGTCTGCCAGCACTCGGACGAACCGAGACGCCTGATGCGACTGCGCGCGCCGAACGATACCGCGACGCAGTTGCAACGTTCGCACGTGAAGGACGAACCCTGCCACGCGCAGCACTCGAACCGATCGCGCGCAGCATCGCCAGCTTGCCGGAGACGAGACTCGATGCCGCACGTGAAGCATTCCAGATCATGCTTGCCGCTGGACGTCCCGCTGGCGAACTTGCCGCGATTCTGTCCGGCATCATCGCTGCGCCGAACGACGACGCCGCACGCGCAGCCGTCAAGCTTTCCAAACTTGCCGCCGATGGTCGCGCATCCCTACCCGCGGACGAACGACTGTCGTATGACTGGATTCCGCCGGGACTTGCGCCCGAACGCGCGGCACTGCTCGCGCCAAGCTCAGGGACCTTGCCCGGAACGTTCGGACACTTGGCGGAGCTTTTTCTTTCCGGTCGTCTCGCTGATGCGTTCCCCGGTCGAATTCACAAGCGAGCAAATTACGACTCCGATCGTTCTGGACTTCGCCACGTCCTGCCAGCACTGGCGAACGTTCCGTGTCGTGGATTGACGCTGGACCATGGCGAGCAAGCGCTTTCCGCCATTCCTGAGCGCCTTGGTCCGAAGTACGTGCAATCGATTGCGTCGAACATCCGCCATCTTTTGAATTTGGCGGTTTATCCGTTGCGTTGGACTGAGACAAACCCATTGCCTGCAAAGTGGGTGCCGCGCTCCGACGTCAAGCTCGAACGGCAGATTCTCATGCCCGCGGAAGAACACACGTTCCTTGCGTGCACGACAATTCCACTTTTCATGCGCGTATTCGTCGCCTGGCAATCGAGACAAGGAACGCGCTACATCGACGCCGCGCGATTGACCGTTTCGTCAATCACGTTTCAAGGTGAACGCGCGACGGTTCGTCTTGCCAAAACGAAGGATAACGATCCTCGATCGTGGGCACTCGATCCAGATGACACGATGATGATCCGCACGTGGTTGGAATGGCGAAAAAAACAAGGTGAGAAGCTCGATCCATCGAGTCCACTATTTCCCGGTCAAAGTGGCGGAGTCATTGAACCGTCATACCTTGCGCTGCGCATTCGTATGGGATTGTGGGAAGCTGGGGTTTCTCGCGCCGCACTCTTCACGCGTTCGCAGCATTCGTGGCCGCATGAAGAGCACGACCTTCGCGCCCTCTTCTGTACGTATTCGCTCGCCAAGGGGCGGCCAGCGTCATGGGTTTCCGATCGCACGGGACATTCCCTGGCATCGATGGAGACGTATCGGCGTCCAGCCCGTCGATGGTCGGAAGTGGAGCTTGGCGACCTCGCGCCCAGCATCCGAGCGATTCCGGAACTCGCCGCGCTCGCAGGACTCGAACCTTTGCCACCAACACCACTGCCCGCCCAGCCTGGCGATCTAACGGTGCGCCCGGACACCGCCAAGTTGCCTCATGAGCGGGTTTCGGCGCAAGTTTCGGCGCACGGACGTGATCGTCGTGGCCAGGAACGAGCAAAAAAAAGCGCTGAATTCAGCGGTAAAGTCGAAAGTTTCGCACCTGCGTTGACCCCGTGCATCAGTTCTATACGATCGCAAAAAAAGTTTGTCTGGTAA
- a CDS encoding amidohydrolase family protein, with protein MATLRFPIHLVLGSIVAVGCTQEWVATPSNPLPVLGTDDEQKPGGNGGAGGSGGAGAGAGGTGAFGGACMPNPGAPEVVKVGVPGKMMLIGCVVTPEGPVQGSVFIKSDTIQCVGASCTKDADAFDATVIETHGVIMPGMIDTHNHILFDIFDEDDWSPSKPYSNHDQWPQEARYGAMVDAKQYLNNEVALPPEHGGAKIPEARGCEMNKYGEMKALVAGTTSVVGAANPLDKICYGSLARTIDQKPNDLPEDKIQVATLTPSSETANSVCMKFADDVTDAYVIHRGEGVDEYSRAEFDKLGELSTDQPGCLYAPETTIVHGTAFGEAEFKIMADKGMSLVWSPRSNVFLYGAGTDYTKTTDVEMALGLGINVALAPDWSLGGSQNLLDEMRFADEVDKNRWKDELLSSEMLVQMVTINAAKALGLQDILGSLEVGKKADVTVISGDVTQPYDAIVAARPNDVSLVVVNGIALYGDAALVEVGPKLPGCEALDICGTPKFACVAEATGTATDKLKQTWAEITTTLTTELEAYDALDITQWDFAPLTPLVKCE; from the coding sequence GTGGCTACTTTGCGCTTTCCCATTCACCTTGTTTTAGGGTCGATCGTCGCCGTGGGCTGTACGCAGGAGTGGGTTGCCACGCCAAGCAATCCGCTGCCGGTGCTTGGCACCGATGACGAGCAAAAACCTGGTGGGAATGGGGGTGCGGGTGGTTCGGGTGGTGCGGGTGCGGGTGCAGGCGGCACGGGAGCATTCGGGGGCGCTTGTATGCCCAATCCGGGGGCGCCGGAAGTCGTCAAGGTAGGTGTGCCCGGAAAAATGATGCTAATCGGATGTGTCGTGACTCCGGAGGGACCGGTTCAGGGCTCGGTTTTCATCAAGAGCGATACGATTCAGTGTGTGGGTGCGTCCTGTACGAAAGACGCGGATGCGTTCGATGCGACGGTGATCGAGACGCACGGCGTCATCATGCCGGGCATGATCGATACGCACAATCATATTCTTTTCGATATTTTCGATGAAGACGATTGGTCTCCGTCGAAACCGTACAGCAATCACGATCAATGGCCCCAAGAAGCACGATATGGAGCCATGGTCGATGCGAAGCAGTATTTGAACAATGAAGTGGCATTGCCGCCCGAGCATGGCGGGGCGAAAATCCCCGAGGCTCGCGGCTGTGAAATGAACAAGTATGGGGAAATGAAGGCGCTCGTGGCGGGCACGACGAGCGTCGTTGGCGCAGCCAATCCGCTCGATAAAATCTGTTATGGTTCGCTGGCGCGAACCATCGATCAGAAGCCGAATGATCTGCCGGAAGACAAGATTCAGGTGGCGACGTTGACGCCATCGTCGGAGACGGCCAATTCGGTCTGTATGAAGTTTGCCGATGACGTGACGGACGCTTACGTCATTCATCGAGGCGAGGGTGTCGACGAATATTCGCGTGCCGAATTCGACAAGCTCGGGGAGCTCAGCACGGACCAGCCCGGTTGTCTCTATGCGCCCGAGACGACGATCGTGCATGGGACCGCGTTTGGCGAGGCGGAATTCAAGATCATGGCCGACAAAGGCATGAGCCTCGTGTGGTCGCCAAGGTCGAACGTATTTCTTTATGGTGCCGGGACCGATTACACGAAAACGACGGACGTCGAAATGGCGCTCGGACTTGGAATCAACGTTGCGCTGGCGCCGGATTGGTCGCTCGGAGGCAGCCAGAATCTGCTCGACGAAATGCGTTTCGCGGACGAAGTCGACAAAAACCGCTGGAAGGACGAACTTTTGTCGTCCGAAATGCTGGTGCAAATGGTCACCATCAATGCGGCCAAGGCGCTGGGCCTCCAGGATATTCTCGGATCGCTCGAAGTGGGCAAAAAAGCCGATGTGACAGTCATTTCGGGTGACGTGACGCAGCCTTACGACGCCATCGTGGCAGCAAGGCCAAACGACGTGTCGCTCGTCGTGGTCAATGGCATTGCGCTTTATGGCGATGCAGCGCTCGTGGAAGTTGGGCCAAAGCTTCCAGGTTGCGAAGCGCTCGATATTTGCGGCACACCGAAGTTTGCCTGCGTGGCGGAAGCGACGGGCACGGCAACGGACAAACTGAAGCAGACGTGGGCCGAAATTACGACGACGCTCACGACGGAGCTCGAAGCCTACGACGCGCTGGATATTACGCAGTGGGACTTCGCGCCGCTGACGCCGCTCGTGAAGTGCGAGTGA
- the ligD gene encoding non-homologous end-joining DNA ligase: MKTAEVTNSALTANEPSRTEADLESEAARLGAVQKRIEMGFAPMRAVPTPAKAPGKEFSYELKLDGIRCVAMKNGRHVLLYNRHGREITRVYPEVVQELAELAAPRIIVDGEVVALDEKGRPNFQRIAERAHLYRHMDIRRVSRQIPAHYVVFDLLSIGDYDIRLLPLSARRKLLRGALPETNRIRIIDVFEGDPAPLLAFCREHSLEGIVAKRTESPYRSGPSRSDDWVKLKIERDDDFVIVGYTLGEGSRARMGAIDVASFEGGKLVYRSKVGSGLDDAAIDVLLERLAPLHTDRPTAVGEYHLAPRGRVHVRPEVVVSVKYAGFSDGDGLRFPVYRGIREDVLPEECTAAPNVDQD, encoded by the coding sequence ATGAAAACCGCCGAAGTTACGAATAGTGCGTTGACCGCGAACGAACCCAGCCGCACGGAAGCGGACTTGGAATCCGAGGCTGCTCGACTGGGTGCGGTGCAAAAGCGCATCGAAATGGGTTTTGCGCCGATGCGAGCCGTGCCGACGCCTGCGAAAGCGCCGGGCAAAGAATTTTCGTACGAGCTGAAGCTCGATGGAATTCGGTGCGTTGCCATGAAAAACGGCCGGCACGTACTTTTGTACAATCGGCACGGGCGGGAAATTACCCGCGTTTACCCGGAGGTCGTGCAGGAATTGGCCGAGCTCGCCGCGCCGCGTATCATCGTCGACGGCGAAGTCGTGGCGCTCGACGAAAAGGGTCGCCCGAATTTCCAGCGCATTGCCGAGCGCGCTCATCTTTATCGTCACATGGACATCCGGCGCGTTTCTCGACAGATACCTGCTCATTACGTCGTTTTCGATCTCTTGTCGATCGGTGATTACGACATTCGCCTTTTGCCGCTGTCAGCTCGTCGAAAGCTGCTCCGAGGCGCCTTGCCGGAGACGAATCGAATTCGCATCATCGACGTATTCGAGGGCGATCCCGCCCCTCTTTTGGCTTTTTGCCGCGAGCACAGCCTGGAAGGCATCGTCGCCAAACGCACGGAGAGTCCTTATCGATCGGGGCCTTCTCGATCCGACGATTGGGTCAAGCTCAAAATCGAGCGTGACGACGATTTTGTCATTGTGGGTTATACGTTGGGTGAAGGTTCGCGTGCCCGCATGGGCGCCATCGACGTGGCATCATTCGAAGGCGGAAAACTCGTTTATCGAAGCAAAGTGGGCAGTGGGCTCGATGATGCGGCCATCGATGTGCTTCTCGAGCGGCTAGCGCCGCTGCATACCGATCGGCCTACGGCGGTGGGCGAGTATCATCTTGCGCCGCGTGGTCGTGTGCACGTGCGGCCGGAAGTCGTGGTATCGGTGAAGTATGCCGGGTTTTCCGATGGGGATGGTTTGCGGTTTCCGGTGTATCGAGGCATCCGTGAAGATGTTTTGCCAGAGGAATGCACGGCGGCGCCGAATGTGGACCAGGATTGA
- a CDS encoding sigma-70 family RNA polymerase sigma factor yields the protein MKFSVNLAGNRVVHATPEETHALRPCVCAALRRYGCPEREIDDIAQHVEIVTWQAIHDGRVQGFELIDPEDALIQYMFVVAQHAFMNYRRKASTRYEAFLQEPIDYPSRSPVARLEARDLLRRIEDRPLVARFLLNVATEVPYVERYHDAQMGDGTYNARLARSRKWLRSVVTSGRWREPPQPSPPTPWHRKKKR from the coding sequence ATGAAGTTTTCCGTCAACCTTGCGGGCAACCGTGTCGTGCATGCGACGCCTGAAGAAACACACGCCTTGCGCCCGTGCGTATGCGCAGCGCTGCGCCGATATGGCTGTCCTGAGCGCGAGATCGACGATATTGCGCAGCACGTCGAGATCGTCACGTGGCAAGCCATTCACGACGGGCGCGTCCAAGGGTTCGAGCTAATCGACCCCGAAGATGCCTTGATTCAATACATGTTCGTCGTGGCTCAACACGCGTTCATGAACTACAGGCGCAAGGCATCGACGCGGTATGAGGCATTTCTACAGGAGCCGATCGACTACCCGTCGCGCTCGCCCGTAGCTCGTTTGGAGGCGCGGGATCTGCTCCGACGCATCGAAGATCGGCCCCTTGTCGCTCGCTTCCTTCTGAACGTCGCGACGGAAGTGCCGTACGTCGAGCGCTACCACGACGCGCAGATGGGAGACGGTACATACAACGCGCGGCTTGCGCGCAGCCGCAAGTGGTTGCGAAGCGTCGTCACGTCGGGACGCTGGCGCGAACCGCCGCAGCCGAGTCCGCCCACTCCGTGGCATCGGAAAAAGAAGCGGTAA